One genomic region from Uloborus diversus isolate 005 chromosome 2, Udiv.v.3.1, whole genome shotgun sequence encodes:
- the LOC129216440 gene encoding uncharacterized protein K02A2.6-like, whose translation MPFEAGPYWKSKDELTFSDRLLLKGPRLVIPKKLQKDILRRIHDGHIGINKCRSRAKESVWWPEPLIPSTPPTRPWEKVSTDLFEVRGKHFLLVTDYYSRYPEVCELPCLTSSATIDSIKPIFARHGIPDLVISDNGPQYSSSEFKSFAADYGFKHETSSPRYPQANGEAERMVQTMKNLLEKSSDFNIALLTYRNTSGPTGYSPAQLCMGRSLRTRLPVHPKQLRPKWPNGKEHLQKDISRKEKEKAAFDRKHGAYELRPLSIGEKVWIPDSKTAGIIASPAKTPRSYNVLTPRDEIRRNRQHLIPMPEPEETEETINVPEAATEALETVFPETPPIQDCPTPKTITHKQTRSGRVVKPPERLDL comes from the exons ATGCCATTTGAAGCGGGTCCATACTGGAAGAGTAAAGACGAACTGACTTTTTCTGACCGACTACTACTAAAAGGTCCTAGGCTggtaattccaaaaaaattacagaaagataTATTACGCCGAATCCATGACGGACACATAGGCATAAACAAATGTAGATCCAGAGCTAAGGAGTCGGTATGGTGGCCAG AACCTTTAATTCCTTCTACTCCTCCAACTCGACCTTGGGAGAAGGTATCTACAGATCTTTTTGAAGTTAGAGGTAAACACTTTCTATTAGTCACAGACTATTACTCAAGATACCCAGAAGTTTGTGAATTACCTTGCTTGACTTCTTCAGCAACGATAGACAGTATCAAACCCATATTCGCCAGACATGGCATACCTGACCTTGTGATTAGCGACAATGGTCCACAGTATTCATCATCAGAATTTAAATCATTTGCTGCTGACTACGGCTTTAAGCATGAAACAAGTAGTCCCCGCTATCCGCAGGCAAACGGCGAAGCAGAGCGAATGGTACAGACGATGAAAAACTTACTGgaaaagtcttcagatttcaacATTGCTCTACTAACCTATCGTAACACATCGGGGCCAACGGGATATAGCCCTGCTCAACTATGTATGGGACGATCTCTCCGAACTCGACTTCCAGTTCACCCTAAACAATTACGTCCAAAATGGCCAAACGGGAAAGAGCATTTACAAAAAGACATTTCccgtaaagaaaaagaaaaagcggCCTTTGATCGAAAACATGGTGCTTATGAATTGCGTCCTCTAAGCATAGGTGAGAAAGTTTGGATTCCAGACTCCAAAACAGCGGGAATCATTGCTTCTCCGGCAAAGACACCAAGGTCCTACAACGTCCTGACTCCCAGAGATGAAATTCGTCGAAATCGCCAACACCTAATTCCGATGCCCGAACCAGAAGAGACCGAGGAAACAATCAATGTTCCCGAGGCTGCAACAGAGGCGCTAGAAACTGTGTTTCCAGAGACTCCTCCAATTCAGGACTGTCCTACACCCAAGACTATTACCCATAAACAAACTCGTTCTGGTAGGGTTGTCAAACCACCAGAACGTTTAGATCTTTAA